In one Trichlorobacter lovleyi SZ genomic region, the following are encoded:
- a CDS encoding efflux RND transporter periplasmic adaptor subunit, with protein sequence MKKYIIIVAILIITIAAGVWFFFGRAPKVSYKTVPLEKGSVVATISATGTVNPVTTVQVGSQVSGTIQKLLVDYNSRVKQGQVIAEIDPALFLAQVEQARGNFLNAQANLQKAKVTLADAKRTLERNRQLISQGIVAQSDFDASQTAYDSALAGIKSAEAGVTQYRGTLMQAETNLKNSVIRSPVDGIVISRSIDVGQTVAASFQTPTLFSIARDLTKMQIETSVDEADISRTRLDQAVTFTVDAYPDRSFKGRVTQVRSAPITVQNVVTYIVVVQVDNKDLHLKPGMTANVSIETGRRDGVLKLPAAALRFRPKSDADKKAAKTGQRPAGSGKGKPGGAQQKVYLLKDGQPVAVTVTTGLGDSSFVELVEGSLKEGDQVVIEQSDNSKKKAAGSSGSPMGPRF encoded by the coding sequence ATGAAAAAATATATCATCATCGTCGCCATATTGATTATTACCATTGCTGCTGGAGTCTGGTTCTTTTTCGGACGTGCCCCCAAGGTTAGCTACAAGACGGTCCCGCTTGAAAAAGGGAGCGTTGTTGCCACCATATCAGCCACCGGTACCGTGAATCCGGTCACCACGGTGCAGGTCGGCTCCCAGGTCTCCGGTACCATTCAAAAACTGCTGGTTGACTACAATTCAAGGGTGAAACAGGGACAGGTGATTGCCGAGATTGATCCGGCCCTCTTTCTGGCCCAGGTTGAGCAGGCCAGGGGCAATTTTCTGAATGCCCAGGCCAACCTGCAGAAGGCAAAGGTCACCCTGGCCGATGCAAAACGGACCCTTGAGCGGAACAGGCAGCTGATCAGTCAGGGGATTGTGGCCCAGAGCGATTTTGATGCCTCCCAGACTGCCTATGATTCAGCCCTGGCAGGGATCAAATCGGCTGAGGCCGGAGTAACCCAGTACCGCGGCACCCTGATGCAGGCTGAGACCAATCTGAAAAACTCGGTAATCCGTTCTCCGGTGGATGGCATTGTTATTTCACGCAGTATTGATGTGGGCCAGACCGTGGCTGCCTCGTTTCAGACACCGACCCTGTTCTCCATTGCCCGGGATCTGACCAAGATGCAGATTGAAACCAGCGTGGATGAGGCTGATATCAGCCGTACCCGCCTGGACCAAGCCGTTACCTTTACGGTTGACGCCTACCCTGACCGCAGCTTCAAGGGGCGGGTTACCCAGGTCCGCTCTGCCCCGATTACCGTCCAGAATGTGGTCACCTACATTGTGGTGGTGCAGGTGGATAACAAAGACCTGCATCTTAAGCCCGGCATGACCGCCAATGTCTCGATTGAGACCGGCCGCCGTGACGGTGTCCTGAAGCTGCCCGCTGCAGCACTGCGCTTCCGCCCCAAGTCAGACGCGGATAAGAAGGCGGCCAAAACGGGCCAAAGACCGGCAGGGAGCGGCAAAGGGAAGCCTGGTGGAGCACAGCAGAAGGTCTATCTGTTGAAGGATGGCCAGCCGGTAGCGGTAACGGTTACCACCGGCCTTGGTGATTCCAGCTTTGTCGAGCTTGTTGAGGGCAGCCTGAAGGAAGGTGATCAGGTGGTAATTGAACAGAGTGATAATTCAAAGAAAAAGGCCGCTGGCAGCAGTGGTTCACCCATGGGCCCTCGTTTTTAA
- the rplU gene encoding 50S ribosomal protein L21: MYAVIKTGGKQYKVAEGDFLKVEKLDNIVGDTIEFGEVLMIGGDAVKVGAPLVAGASVTAKVAVQGRDKKILVFKSKRRKNSRKLIGHRQYHTVLKIEKISA, from the coding sequence ATGTACGCAGTGATCAAGACAGGTGGCAAGCAATACAAAGTCGCTGAAGGCGATTTCCTGAAGGTTGAGAAGCTGGACAACATCGTGGGCGACACGATTGAGTTTGGCGAGGTGCTGATGATCGGCGGCGACGCCGTTAAGGTCGGAGCTCCACTTGTGGCTGGCGCATCAGTAACTGCCAAGGTTGCTGTACAGGGCCGTGACAAGAAGATTCTGGTCTTCAAGTCAAAGCGCCGCAAGAACAGCCGTAAGCTGATCGGTCACCGCCAGTACCACACGGTACTGAAGATTGAAAAGATCAGCGCCTAA
- a CDS encoding fumarylacetoacetate hydrolase family protein, giving the protein MKTVSIPATDNEFIVGKILCIGRNYVDHIKELGNEAPSAPVVFMKPATAIINSGESVVIPAYSSDCHYEAELAVLIGVEGKDIAEADALAHVAGYGVAIDMTLRDVQDNLKKKGLPWEIAKGFDTSCPLSDFVPADKVTDPQNLTICLCLNGEQRQNGSTGLMINSVARIISYLSSIFTLEEGDVILTGTPAGVGRVQAGDRMEAGIAGVGSVCVTVA; this is encoded by the coding sequence ATGAAAACCGTATCCATTCCTGCAACAGACAACGAATTTATTGTCGGCAAGATCCTCTGTATTGGTCGTAACTATGTGGATCATATCAAAGAGCTGGGCAATGAAGCCCCGTCTGCGCCGGTGGTGTTCATGAAGCCGGCCACGGCGATAATCAACAGCGGTGAGTCAGTGGTGATCCCGGCTTACAGCAGTGACTGCCACTATGAGGCAGAACTGGCTGTGCTGATCGGTGTAGAAGGTAAGGATATCGCCGAGGCAGATGCACTTGCCCATGTGGCCGGCTACGGTGTGGCAATCGATATGACCCTGCGTGACGTGCAGGACAACCTGAAGAAAAAGGGGCTGCCCTGGGAGATAGCCAAAGGCTTTGATACCTCCTGCCCGTTATCTGATTTTGTACCGGCAGACAAGGTGACAGATCCCCAGAATCTTACCATCTGTCTTTGCTTGAATGGTGAGCAGCGCCAGAACGGCTCAACCGGACTGATGATCAACAGCGTGGCCAGGATCATCAGCTATCTGTCCAGTATTTTTACTCTGGAAGAAGGGGACGTGATCCTGACCGGTACACCGGCCGGGGTTGGCCGGGTACAGGCCGGAGACCGGATGGAAGCCGGTATTGCCGGAGTGGGCAGTGTTTGCGTGACGGTTGCATAG
- a CDS encoding glutamate-5-semialdehyde dehydrogenase, with the protein MTIAEQVATIAKNARQASIALARLSTTVKNEMLLKMADALEAGTTGLMCENAKDLAAGKEKGLSDAMLDRLMLDAKRIKGMADALREVASLADPVGEVTRMWKRPNGLMVGKMRIPLGVIGIVYESRPNVTADAAALCLKSGNAVVLRGGSEAIHSNRAIAATLQGVMKELGIPEAALSLIPFTEREGVLEMLKQEELIDLIIPRGGESLIRFVVENSRIPVIKHYKGVCHLFVDASADFEMATRIIINAKTQRPGVCNALETLLIHKDVAATFIPPFAKSLGELQVELRGDEEFRKYAPAAKVATEEDWAAEYLELILACKVVDDMDAAIDHINQYGSLHSEVIVTRDYANAQRFIREVNSSCVLVNASTRFNDGGQLGLGAEIGISTTKLHSFGPMGLEDLTTTKFIVYGDGQVRA; encoded by the coding sequence ATGACCATTGCAGAACAGGTTGCCACCATTGCAAAGAATGCCCGCCAGGCCTCCATCGCCCTGGCACGGCTTTCCACTACCGTCAAGAATGAGATGCTGCTCAAGATGGCTGATGCCCTTGAGGCCGGCACTACCGGCCTGATGTGCGAGAATGCCAAAGACCTGGCAGCAGGCAAGGAGAAGGGACTGTCCGATGCCATGCTGGACCGCCTGATGCTGGATGCCAAGCGGATCAAAGGGATGGCTGACGCCCTGAGGGAAGTAGCTTCCTTAGCCGATCCCGTCGGAGAAGTCACCCGAATGTGGAAGCGACCCAACGGCCTGATGGTGGGCAAGATGCGGATCCCACTGGGGGTAATCGGGATTGTCTATGAATCCCGTCCCAACGTGACCGCCGATGCAGCGGCGCTCTGCCTCAAGTCCGGCAATGCCGTGGTGCTGCGGGGCGGCTCCGAGGCTATCCACTCCAACCGGGCCATTGCCGCCACTCTGCAGGGGGTGATGAAGGAGCTGGGGATCCCCGAGGCGGCCCTGTCGCTGATCCCGTTCACTGAGCGTGAAGGGGTGCTGGAGATGTTGAAACAGGAGGAGCTGATTGACCTGATCATTCCCCGCGGCGGTGAAAGCCTGATTCGCTTTGTGGTTGAAAATTCTCGCATTCCGGTCATCAAGCATTACAAGGGGGTCTGCCACCTGTTTGTGGATGCCTCGGCTGATTTTGAGATGGCCACCCGGATCATCATCAACGCCAAGACCCAGCGCCCCGGCGTCTGCAACGCCCTGGAAACACTCTTGATTCACAAAGATGTGGCGGCCACCTTCATTCCGCCCTTTGCCAAGTCCCTTGGTGAGCTGCAGGTTGAACTGCGGGGAGATGAGGAGTTTCGGAAGTATGCACCAGCGGCAAAGGTCGCCACTGAAGAGGATTGGGCTGCCGAGTATCTTGAGCTGATCCTGGCCTGCAAGGTAGTGGACGATATGGATGCGGCCATTGACCATATCAATCAGTACGGCTCACTGCACAGCGAGGTGATTGTGACTCGTGATTATGCCAATGCCCAGCGTTTTATCCGCGAGGTCAACTCCTCCTGCGTGCTGGTCAACGCCTCCACCCGTTTTAACGACGGCGGCCAGCTGGGGTTGGGGGCCGAGATCGGCATCTCCACCACCAAGCTGCATTCTTTTGGTCCGATGGGGCTGGAGGATCTGACCACCACCAAGTTTATTGTGTACGGGGACGGACAGGTCAGGGCCTAA
- the mtnA gene encoding S-methyl-5-thioribose-1-phosphate isomerase — MSFRTIEWRDDAVIMIDQTRLPMEEVYQRYTDFNAVAEAIRGMVVRGAPAIGVAAAMGVALGAREIIADTQESFFRQLENVCDVMARTRPTAVNLFWAIERMKQKALSLKGNPLETIRTGLKEEAIRIEAEDLAICKNIGRHGADLIPEGATILTHCNAGGLATAGYGTALGVIRAAHEAGKRIQVFSDETRPWLQGARLTTWELMKDSIPVTLISDNMAGFFMSRGEITCCVVGADRIAANGDTANKIGTFSVAVLAREHGIPFYVAAPVSTLDLSLADGSRIPIEERPSTEVTHIRGLPIAPEGVKVRNPSFDVTPAKYITAIITEYGVARGNYTQELAALAAV; from the coding sequence ATGTCCTTCCGTACCATAGAATGGCGCGACGACGCCGTGATCATGATTGACCAGACCCGCCTGCCGATGGAAGAGGTCTACCAGCGCTACACTGATTTTAATGCCGTGGCAGAGGCGATCAGGGGGATGGTGGTGCGAGGCGCACCTGCCATTGGCGTGGCTGCTGCCATGGGGGTTGCTCTGGGGGCACGGGAGATCATTGCCGACACCCAGGAATCGTTCTTCCGGCAGCTGGAAAATGTCTGCGACGTGATGGCACGCACCCGGCCCACGGCAGTCAACCTGTTCTGGGCGATTGAGCGGATGAAACAGAAGGCACTGTCTCTCAAAGGCAACCCGCTGGAAACGATCCGGACCGGACTGAAGGAAGAGGCAATCCGGATTGAGGCAGAAGACCTGGCCATCTGCAAAAACATCGGCAGACACGGCGCAGACCTGATCCCGGAGGGGGCAACCATCCTGACCCACTGTAATGCCGGCGGCCTGGCAACCGCAGGCTACGGCACCGCCCTGGGGGTAATCCGGGCTGCCCATGAGGCAGGCAAAAGGATTCAGGTCTTTTCCGATGAGACCCGCCCCTGGCTGCAGGGGGCCCGCCTGACCACCTGGGAGCTGATGAAGGACAGCATCCCGGTGACCCTGATCTCGGACAACATGGCCGGTTTTTTCATGTCGCGGGGGGAGATCACCTGCTGCGTGGTTGGCGCGGACCGGATTGCCGCCAACGGCGATACAGCCAACAAGATCGGCACCTTCAGCGTGGCGGTACTGGCCAGAGAACATGGCATCCCCTTCTATGTGGCGGCGCCGGTCTCCACCCTTGACCTGTCCCTGGCAGACGGCTCCAGGATCCCGATTGAAGAGCGCCCCAGCACTGAAGTCACCCATATCCGCGGTCTGCCGATTGCGCCGGAGGGGGTCAAGGTACGCAACCCTTCCTTTGACGTAACACCGGCAAAGTACATTACCGCCATCATCACCGAGTACGGCGTGGCCCGGGGTAACTATACACAGGAGCTGGCAGCCCTGGCTGCGGTCTGA
- the glnE gene encoding bifunctional [glutamate--ammonia ligase]-adenylyl-L-tyrosine phosphorylase/[glutamate--ammonia-ligase] adenylyltransferase, which translates to MPGTRFDHRFSWIMSMEDEPSRDQELIRLLEQSGFAYGTRSATNLLLMAGSFSVEPLLKIALAALHTPSPDMALNGFERLAGILDRSHLDTVLASRKRLGQCMFLCGASPFLTNLIFKEPVFFSRLFADNELEQSRTRAELLAALRRNTPDNEGLPGLMKVLRSFKRFEILRIAARDLNGLAPLEEVTRELSDLASATLQVAYETCHRLLVQEYGIPLKETSDGLRPTVMTILGMGKFGGRELNFSSDIDIIFFYETDKGETAGIDDGRGGRKGVISLHTFFNKLAELVTRAMNQVTEDGFVFRVDVGLRPEGKSGDMAVSLRSAEIYYESWGQSWERTAMLKARPVAGSRELGEQLLQTLIPFVYRKYLDYTLIEDMKLMKQKIDASLTRSREGEINLKLGRGGIREIEFFIQALQLVYAGKMPRLRERNSLIALDLLAEAKLISDDDRQQLSEAYRFLRTVEHRIQVVQERQTHSLPIKEDELLALARRSGFLRDNGLQRFKETLEQHRQRVAAIYGSLFHSRDEQLQQQQVKPEILYLLDTKAEPDLVKDMLAERRLEDPDRAFENLAMLRSGPIRGNITERNRRIHAQIAPPFLQALLEAADPDMALTHAERFLTVISGRSSCYALLAENHDALRLLATLFGTSAFLSKILIGHPELLESMVAHTYASMVKPREVMDEELSSLLLQAEDFEERLDVLRRYRNEEFLRIGLNDIHGHLGQGAIASQLSCLAEVCLEEAYRLATTELARFGRPCYQDQGQLHSASLAIIGMGKLGGEELNYHSDLDIIFIYDHQGTTDGEKQISNHEYFAKLAQKLISILSTATREGYVYKLDTRLRPSGNAGPLVTSLESFLCYHRTEAQIWERQAMAKARVVIGEPTLRSSIDAVIRQTVYGASLGDEGRQEIHRLRMRMENEIAKETAGSYNIKTGRGGMVDVEFIAQYLQLRYGQHYPELRTQNTVVALKEVQTLGIITGQQADTLIAGYKFLRKLENRLRLLHDHSINDLAGDQHYLDKLARRLAYDPRLRHPGEALLKDYEATTEAIRDVYERILGELAEEHVTEEKDL; encoded by the coding sequence ATGCCCGGCACCCGCTTTGACCATCGTTTTTCCTGGATCATGTCAATGGAGGATGAACCGTCCCGTGATCAGGAACTGATCCGGCTGCTGGAGCAGTCGGGCTTTGCCTATGGTACCCGTTCGGCAACCAACCTGTTGCTGATGGCCGGTTCTTTTTCCGTCGAACCGCTGTTGAAGATCGCCCTGGCAGCACTGCATACCCCGTCGCCGGACATGGCCCTGAACGGTTTTGAACGCCTGGCCGGGATACTGGACCGCTCTCACCTGGACACTGTGCTTGCCAGCCGCAAGCGGCTGGGCCAGTGCATGTTCCTGTGCGGAGCGTCACCCTTCCTGACCAACCTGATCTTCAAGGAACCGGTCTTTTTCTCCCGCCTCTTTGCCGACAATGAGCTGGAGCAGTCACGGACCAGGGCGGAACTGCTGGCAGCCCTGCGCCGAAACACCCCTGACAACGAAGGACTACCGGGCTTGATGAAGGTGCTGCGCAGTTTCAAACGGTTTGAGATCCTGCGGATTGCCGCCCGCGACCTGAACGGTCTGGCGCCGCTGGAAGAGGTGACCAGAGAGTTGTCAGATCTGGCCTCGGCGACACTGCAGGTTGCCTACGAGACCTGCCATCGCCTGCTGGTTCAGGAGTACGGCATACCGCTCAAGGAGACCTCTGACGGCCTTCGCCCGACCGTCATGACCATCCTGGGCATGGGCAAGTTTGGCGGACGGGAACTGAACTTCTCTTCCGATATTGACATCATCTTCTTTTACGAAACCGACAAGGGAGAAACCGCCGGGATTGACGATGGCCGTGGCGGACGCAAGGGCGTGATCTCGCTGCACACCTTCTTCAACAAACTGGCGGAGCTGGTCACCAGGGCCATGAATCAGGTCACGGAAGACGGCTTTGTCTTCCGGGTTGACGTGGGGCTGCGGCCGGAAGGGAAGTCCGGTGACATGGCCGTATCACTGCGTTCCGCCGAGATCTACTACGAATCCTGGGGGCAGTCCTGGGAGCGGACCGCCATGCTTAAGGCCCGCCCGGTGGCCGGTTCCCGGGAGCTTGGCGAGCAGTTGCTGCAGACCCTGATCCCCTTTGTCTATCGCAAATACCTCGACTATACCCTGATTGAGGATATGAAGCTGATGAAGCAGAAGATTGACGCCTCTCTGACCCGCAGCCGCGAAGGAGAGATCAATCTGAAGCTGGGCAGAGGGGGGATTCGGGAGATCGAGTTCTTTATCCAGGCCCTGCAACTGGTCTACGCCGGCAAGATGCCACGGCTCCGTGAGCGCAACTCACTGATTGCGCTCGATCTTCTGGCAGAAGCCAAACTGATCAGTGATGACGACCGGCAGCAGTTGAGCGAGGCCTACCGTTTTCTGCGCACGGTCGAGCACCGCATTCAGGTGGTGCAGGAGCGTCAGACCCACAGTCTGCCAATCAAAGAAGATGAGTTACTGGCCCTGGCCCGCCGCAGCGGTTTCCTGCGGGATAACGGCCTGCAACGCTTTAAAGAAACCCTGGAACAGCATCGCCAGCGGGTTGCCGCCATCTACGGCAGCCTGTTCCACAGCCGCGATGAACAGCTGCAGCAACAACAGGTCAAACCGGAAATTCTCTATCTGCTGGATACCAAGGCCGAGCCTGATCTGGTCAAGGATATGCTGGCCGAGCGCCGGCTTGAGGATCCGGACCGGGCTTTTGAAAACCTGGCAATGCTGCGCAGCGGACCGATCAGGGGCAATATCACCGAACGCAACCGCCGTATCCATGCCCAGATCGCCCCGCCATTCCTGCAGGCCCTGCTTGAAGCAGCTGACCCGGATATGGCCCTGACACATGCCGAACGTTTTTTAACGGTGATCAGCGGCAGATCATCCTGCTACGCCCTGCTGGCTGAAAACCATGATGCCCTGCGTCTGCTGGCCACCCTGTTCGGAACCTCGGCCTTCCTGTCCAAGATCCTGATCGGCCATCCTGAACTGCTGGAATCAATGGTGGCCCACACCTATGCCTCCATGGTCAAACCGCGGGAGGTCATGGATGAAGAACTTTCCAGCCTGCTGTTGCAGGCGGAGGATTTCGAGGAACGGCTGGATGTCTTGCGACGCTACCGCAATGAAGAGTTTCTGCGAATCGGCCTGAATGATATCCATGGCCACTTGGGACAGGGAGCGATTGCCTCCCAGCTTTCCTGTCTGGCAGAAGTCTGCCTGGAAGAGGCCTACCGGCTGGCCACCACCGAACTGGCCCGTTTCGGACGCCCCTGCTATCAGGACCAGGGCCAGCTCCACAGCGCAAGTCTGGCGATTATCGGCATGGGCAAACTGGGCGGTGAAGAGTTGAATTATCACTCAGATCTGGATATCATTTTTATTTACGACCATCAGGGGACCACCGACGGTGAAAAACAGATCAGCAATCACGAATATTTTGCCAAGCTGGCCCAGAAGCTGATCTCGATCCTCTCCACTGCCACCCGCGAAGGCTACGTCTACAAACTGGACACCCGGCTGCGCCCCTCCGGCAATGCCGGTCCGCTGGTCACCTCGCTGGAGTCATTCCTCTGCTATCATCGTACCGAGGCCCAGATCTGGGAACGCCAGGCCATGGCCAAGGCACGGGTGGTGATCGGTGAACCGACCTTGCGCTCAAGCATTGACGCCGTTATCCGTCAGACCGTCTACGGCGCGTCACTGGGCGATGAAGGACGCCAGGAGATCCACCGCCTGCGGATGCGGATGGAGAACGAGATCGCCAAAGAGACCGCCGGTTCTTACAACATCAAGACCGGCCGTGGCGGTATGGTGGATGTTGAGTTCATCGCTCAGTACCTGCAACTGCGCTACGGCCAGCACTACCCCGAGCTGCGCACCCAGAACACGGTAGTGGCGCTCAAAGAGGTCCAGACCCTGGGCATTATTACCGGACAACAGGCTGACACCCTGATTGCCGGTTACAAATTCCTGCGTAAGCTTGAAAACCGCTTGCGCCTGTTGCACGACCATTCCATCAACGACCTGGCCGGAGACCAGCACTACCTGGACAAACTGGCACGGCGGCTGGCCTATGACCCGCGTCTGCGGCACCCCGGCGAGGCCCTTCTGAAGGATTATGAAGCCACCACCGAAGCGATCCGCGATGTTTATGAGCGGATTCTGGGGGAGCTGGCTGAAGAACATGTTACCGAGGAGAAAGACCTATGA
- a CDS encoding nucleotidyltransferase substrate binding protein: MHLDFSSYEKALASLQRVLERSRTVPDDEDIRDACIQRFEYTYELAYRMLKRQLEQELPSSEELDHLPFKELIRVGAERGLIADPQRWFDYRDKRNITSHTYDQDKAREVFGVLPSFAMDAAELLTRLKARHA; this comes from the coding sequence ATGCACCTTGATTTTAGTTCTTATGAAAAGGCACTTGCCTCGCTGCAGCGGGTACTGGAGCGCAGCCGCACCGTGCCGGATGATGAAGACATCCGCGATGCCTGTATCCAGCGTTTTGAATATACCTATGAGTTGGCCTACAGGATGCTGAAACGTCAATTGGAACAGGAACTTCCATCCAGTGAAGAGCTGGACCACCTGCCGTTTAAAGAGTTGATCCGGGTTGGGGCAGAGCGGGGACTGATCGCAGATCCGCAGCGCTGGTTTGATTACCGCGACAAACGCAACATAACCTCCCATACCTATGACCAGGATAAGGCTCGTGAGGTCTTTGGCGTACTTCCGTCATTTGCAATGGATGCTGCAGAGCTGCTGACCCGTCTTAAAGCCCGGCATGCTTGA
- the gpmI gene encoding 2,3-bisphosphoglycerate-independent phosphoglycerate mutase, with product MKKPLMLMILDGWGINPCPDSNAVALAKAPNLAGYLQEFPHVQIKTSGMAVGLPEGQMGNSEVGHLNLGAGRIVYQDFTRITKSIQDGDFFTNPVLLDCIAKVRASGGRLHLAGLLSDGGVHSHNSHLYALVELARQQGLTDVFIHCLLDGRDTPPQSGAGYLEELEAELARIGCGRVATVMGRYYAMDRDNRWERVEKAYNALVLGQGECHASSAEAIQSSYGAGVHDEFVLPCVICADAAPLGTVNDGDGIIFFNFRSDRAREITRSLTFKDFDGFQRQRVPKLSGYVCMTEYDATFGLPIAYVQQELTNLLGGVLAEAGLKQLRIAETEKYAHVTFFFNGGVEAPFSNEDRVLVPSPKEVATYDQKPEMSAYLVADELVKRLDQDLYDVIILNFANCDMVGHTGILPAAIQAVEAVDSCAGKVVEKVRQLGGTVLITADHGNAEQMADENGEPYTAHTCNPVWLILVDDSRKGTVLKEGGKLADIAPTMLKLLNLPQPKEMTGESLLQD from the coding sequence ATGAAAAAACCTCTGATGCTGATGATCCTGGATGGCTGGGGCATTAATCCCTGTCCTGACAGCAATGCTGTTGCCCTGGCCAAGGCCCCCAATCTGGCCGGCTACCTGCAAGAGTTCCCCCATGTGCAGATCAAGACATCCGGTATGGCAGTGGGATTGCCGGAAGGCCAGATGGGCAACTCCGAAGTAGGGCACCTTAACCTGGGCGCCGGCCGGATCGTCTATCAGGATTTTACCCGCATCACCAAGTCAATTCAGGATGGCGATTTTTTCACCAATCCGGTGTTGCTGGACTGCATTGCCAAGGTCAGGGCCAGTGGCGGCCGTCTGCACCTGGCAGGGCTGTTGTCCGATGGTGGCGTCCACTCCCACAACAGCCATCTCTATGCCCTGGTTGAACTGGCCAGGCAGCAGGGGCTGACGGACGTATTCATCCACTGCCTGCTGGACGGACGTGATACCCCCCCCCAGAGCGGCGCCGGCTACCTTGAAGAGCTTGAGGCCGAGCTGGCCAGGATCGGCTGCGGCAGGGTTGCCACGGTGATGGGACGCTACTATGCCATGGACCGGGACAACCGCTGGGAACGGGTTGAAAAGGCCTACAATGCTCTGGTGCTGGGGCAGGGAGAGTGTCACGCCTCATCAGCAGAGGCGATCCAGTCCAGCTACGGGGCTGGCGTACATGATGAATTTGTGCTGCCCTGTGTGATCTGTGCTGATGCGGCACCGCTCGGTACCGTCAATGACGGTGACGGTATCATCTTCTTCAACTTTCGTTCAGACCGTGCCCGTGAGATCACCCGTAGCCTGACCTTTAAGGATTTTGATGGTTTCCAGCGCCAGCGGGTACCGAAGCTCTCCGGATATGTCTGCATGACCGAGTATGATGCCACCTTTGGCCTGCCGATCGCCTATGTCCAGCAAGAGTTGACCAACCTGCTGGGTGGCGTACTGGCAGAGGCCGGTCTGAAGCAGTTGCGGATCGCCGAGACCGAAAAATATGCCCACGTCACCTTCTTCTTTAACGGTGGTGTCGAGGCCCCGTTCAGCAATGAGGATCGCGTCCTGGTCCCTTCCCCCAAAGAAGTGGCCACCTATGACCAGAAACCGGAGATGAGTGCTTATCTGGTGGCTGATGAGCTGGTTAAGCGGCTGGATCAGGATCTCTATGATGTGATTATCCTTAATTTTGCCAACTGCGACATGGTTGGCCACACCGGTATTCTGCCGGCAGCCATCCAAGCCGTAGAGGCGGTGGACAGTTGTGCGGGCAAGGTGGTGGAAAAGGTCCGTCAACTGGGTGGCACCGTGCTGATTACCGCTGATCATGGCAATGCCGAGCAGATGGCGGATGAAAACGGTGAACCGTACACGGCCCACACCTGTAATCCGGTCTGGCTTATCCTGGTGGATGACAGCCGCAAGGGTACGGTATTAAAAGAGGGGGGCAAGCTGGCCGACATCGCCCCCACTATGCTCAAACTGTTGAATCTGCCGCAACCCAAGGAAATGACCGGAGAAAGCCTGCTGCAGGATTAA
- a CDS encoding nucleotidyltransferase family protein translates to MLDLTPDQLAEVRQILQLQIPERTVRVFGSRVNGTAKPFSDLDLVVMGDVPLDFRQLADLKDAFAESNLPFRVDVVDWATTSAEFRQIVERSWVLV, encoded by the coding sequence ATGCTTGACCTGACACCAGATCAACTGGCCGAGGTTCGTCAGATCCTCCAGCTACAGATCCCCGAACGCACCGTCCGCGTCTTTGGTTCCCGTGTTAACGGTACAGCCAAACCATTTTCAGACCTTGATCTGGTGGTTATGGGAGATGTTCCGCTGGACTTTCGCCAATTGGCCGACTTAAAAGATGCCTTTGCCGAATCAAACCTGCCGTTCCGGGTGGATGTTGTGGATTGGGCGACAACCAGCGCTGAGTTTAGACAGATAGTAGAACGGTCATGGGTGCTTGTGTAG
- the rpmA gene encoding 50S ribosomal protein L27, which yields MAHKKGVGSSRNGRDSDGQRLGCKKFGGELVKAGNIIYRQRGTQIHPGNNVGCGKDYTLFALIEGVVKFERLGRDRKKVSVYPS from the coding sequence ATGGCACATAAAAAAGGCGTCGGCAGTTCCAGGAACGGTCGAGATTCAGACGGCCAGCGGCTTGGCTGCAAAAAATTCGGTGGTGAGCTGGTCAAGGCCGGTAACATCATCTATCGTCAACGTGGTACCCAGATCCACCCCGGTAACAATGTGGGTTGCGGCAAGGATTACACCCTGTTCGCCCTGATTGAAGGGGTCGTCAAGTTTGAGCGTTTGGGGCGTGATCGCAAGAAGGTTTCGGTTTATCCTTCCTGA